One Bos taurus isolate L1 Dominette 01449 registration number 42190680 breed Hereford chromosome 3, ARS-UCD2.0, whole genome shotgun sequence DNA window includes the following coding sequences:
- the LOC112445954 gene encoding Na(+)/H(+) exchange regulatory cofactor NHE-RF3: MASTFNPRECKLTKQEGNSYGFFLRIEKDTDGHLVRVIEKGSPAEKAGLQDGDRVLRINGVFVDKEEHMQVVDLVRKSGNSVTLLVLDGDSYEKAMKKQVDLKALGQSQEPSLNDKKAPSVMNGGAQMWMQPRLCYLVKEGGSYGFSLKTVQGKNGVYMTDIKPQGVAMKAGVLADDHLIEVNGENVEDASHEEVVEKVYPKGALSHL; the protein is encoded by the exons ATGGCCTCCACCTTCAACCCCCGAGAATGTAAGCTAACCAAACAGGAAGGGAATAGCTATGGCTTCTTCCTGCGAATTGAGAAGGACACTGACGGCCACCTGGTCCGGGTGATTGAGAAGGGTAGCCCAGCAGAGAAGGCGGGTCTCCAGGATGGAGACAGAGTTCTTAGGATCAATGGTGTCTTCGTGGACAAGGAAGAGCATATGCAG gTTGTGGATCTGGTCAGAAAGAGTGGGAATTCAGTGACTTTACTAGTTCTGGATGGGGATTCCTACGAGAAAGCCATGAAAAAGCAAGTAGACTTGAAAGCGTTGGGTCAAAGTCAGGAGCCGAGTTTGAATGATAAGAAGGCGCCCTCTGTGATGAACGGAGGAGCACAGATGTGGATGCAGCCACGGCTCTGCTACCTAGTGAAGGAGGGGGGTAGCTATGGCTTCTCTCTGAAAACTGTCCAAG GTAAAAATGGAGTGTACATGACAGATATAAAACCTCAAGGTGTGGCTATGAAAGCTGGAGTGCTGGCTGATGACCACTTGATTGAAGTGAATGGAGAGAATGTAGAGGATGCCAGCCACGAGGAGGTGGTTGAAAAGGTATATCCCAAAGGAGCACTTTCTCACCTTTAA